One segment of Methanobacterium formicicum DSM 3637 DNA contains the following:
- the hsdR gene encoding EcoAI/FtnUII family type I restriction enzme subunit R has protein sequence MMISEAETKTKHIEPKLKNRGWKEENIEREYRISQNRFYVEGEEYKIKPSEKFADYVLKVNNVVIGVIEAKKESLPAEKGESQAKDYAKRLDVPISYATNGKRLILYDRRIPKKEIVTNYFTPDELYQIYKDYKDLENRNVSPLEHPYYIQADKKIRSYQDTAIKSVLESIVRGQSKILLTMATGTGKTFVSFQIVWKLVKSGYFSRILFLTDRVFLRDQAYENYESFGDSRFEIKSGNFNKNRQVYFSTYQSLYSDKIYKEIKNDFFDLIIIDECHRSRYGDWGNILDHFKTAFHLGMTATPKREDNIDVYEYFGDPVFEYSLAQAIEDGFLVPYKIYKIHLNVDRDGVDISRADEIIYDDDINIKDIKQFYNPSEFERTIILPDRTQKMCEKFLEILRSTNDESKSIIFCVNTIHAENVKDTLNRLTQNEDFATKVVYEDKDDLTLFRDSERKYPLITTTVDLLSTGVDIPHLKNIVFMRPINSTVLFKQIIGRGSRIADNKGFFRIIDFTNSTRLIDEWDIPSKIVLPEVEKPIEPFDKFIKGFVLDEEQNPIFDAKIKMKVGRWVKETYTNLNGYFKVENLPSNDSLGIYISKNEYKTLRRRIKPQINDYIFELNNAPSTVKRIIVSGIPVLITDEIEIEFDGETVAFAEYKKLAKNNIIEKAHNIKELEDLWLNDNKRKLFLDKLSEMNVDIELIKTIEKMHDSDGFDVISHLVFDTPIITRDERVKYYLNHHMNDINQYSEEVREILFVILEKYKKGGIDNLTPNILLLEDMKERKAYSILNKELGPFNIGKFITGIKKGVYKNKITTL, from the coding sequence ATGATGATCAGCGAAGCAGAAACAAAAACTAAACATATTGAACCAAAACTAAAAAATAGGGGATGGAAAGAAGAAAATATAGAACGAGAATACAGAATTTCTCAAAATAGATTTTATGTAGAAGGTGAAGAATATAAAATTAAACCTTCTGAAAAATTTGCAGATTACGTACTTAAAGTGAACAATGTGGTTATTGGAGTAATTGAAGCTAAAAAAGAAAGTTTGCCCGCAGAAAAGGGAGAATCACAAGCAAAAGATTATGCAAAAAGACTTGATGTTCCTATTTCTTATGCAACTAATGGAAAACGATTAATATTATATGATAGAAGAATTCCAAAAAAAGAGATTGTAACTAACTATTTTACACCTGATGAACTTTATCAGATTTATAAAGATTATAAAGATTTAGAAAATAGAAATGTTTCTCCACTTGAACATCCTTATTATATTCAAGCTGATAAAAAAATTCGAAGCTATCAAGATACTGCTATTAAATCTGTTTTAGAAAGTATAGTTCGGGGTCAAAGCAAAATTCTTTTAACAATGGCAACAGGGACAGGAAAAACATTTGTTTCTTTTCAAATTGTATGGAAACTAGTAAAAAGTGGATATTTCTCAAGGATACTCTTTTTAACCGATCGTGTTTTTTTACGTGACCAAGCCTATGAAAACTATGAATCTTTTGGTGATTCAAGATTTGAAATAAAATCAGGAAATTTCAACAAGAATAGACAGGTATATTTTTCAACTTATCAAAGTTTATATTCAGATAAAATTTATAAAGAGATTAAAAATGATTTTTTTGATTTAATTATTATTGATGAATGCCATCGTTCAAGGTATGGAGATTGGGGAAATATTTTAGATCATTTTAAAACAGCATTTCATTTAGGGATGACTGCTACTCCAAAAAGAGAAGATAATATTGATGTTTATGAATATTTTGGGGATCCTGTATTCGAATATTCACTTGCCCAAGCAATTGAAGATGGTTTTTTGGTGCCTTATAAAATTTATAAAATTCATTTAAATGTTGATCGTGACGGTGTAGACATTTCAAGGGCTGATGAAATTATATATGATGATGATATTAACATTAAAGACATAAAACAATTTTATAATCCTTCTGAGTTTGAACGAACAATAATACTACCTGATAGGACACAAAAAATGTGTGAAAAGTTCCTTGAAATATTAAGGAGTACTAATGATGAATCTAAATCCATAATATTTTGTGTTAATACTATTCATGCTGAAAACGTTAAAGATACTTTAAATAGGCTAACACAAAACGAAGATTTTGCAACTAAAGTTGTATATGAAGATAAAGATGATCTTACACTTTTTAGGGATTCTGAAAGGAAATACCCTTTGATTACTACTACAGTAGATCTTCTCTCTACAGGTGTTGATATCCCTCATCTTAAAAATATTGTTTTTATGAGACCCATTAATTCTACAGTATTATTTAAGCAAATTATTGGTAGAGGATCTAGAATTGCTGATAACAAAGGATTTTTTAGGATTATTGACTTTACAAATTCAACTAGATTAATTGATGAATGGGATATACCTTCAAAAATTGTATTGCCGGAAGTTGAAAAACCTATAGAACCTTTTGATAAATTTATCAAAGGATTTGTATTGGATGAAGAGCAAAATCCTATTTTTGATGCTAAAATAAAAATGAAAGTAGGAAGATGGGTTAAAGAGACATATACAAATCTTAATGGTTACTTTAAGGTTGAAAATCTCCCTTCTAATGATAGTTTAGGTATTTATATTTCTAAAAATGAATATAAAACTTTGAGAAGGAGAATAAAACCACAAATTAATGATTATATATTTGAATTAAATAATGCTCCTTCCACAGTTAAAAGAATTATCGTTAGTGGTATACCTGTATTAATTACTGATGAAATAGAAATTGAATTTGATGGTGAAACTGTTGCTTTTGCAGAATATAAAAAACTTGCTAAAAATAATATTATTGAAAAAGCTCATAATATCAAAGAATTAGAAGATTTATGGTTAAATGATAATAAAAGGAAATTATTTTTAGATAAACTTAGTGAAATGAATGTAGATATAGAATTAATTAAGACTATTGAAAAAATGCATGATTCTGACGGGTTTGATGTTATTTCTCACTTAGTTTTTGATACACCCATAATCACCCGAGATGAAAGAGTGAAATATTATTTAAATCATCACATGAATGATATAAATCAATATAGTGAAGAAGTACGAGAAATTTTATTTGTTATTCTAGAAAAATATAAAAAAGGAGGCATTGATAATTTAACTCCTAATATATTGCTTCTTGAAGATATGAAAGAAAGAAAGGCTTATTCAATATTAAATAAAGAATTAGGCCCTTTTAACATTGGTAAATTCATTACAGGAATTAAGAAAGGAGTTTATAAAAATAAAATAACTACATTGTAA
- a CDS encoding restriction endonuclease subunit S, with product METKKIVENSKERVIGDYNKIKGPYTLPTDWKWVKLGDETISHINPKKTEVRDILDENIEVSFVPMENIDGITGQIIQLDLKNIADVYKGYTYFRDGDIIFAKITPCMENGKCVIVNNLKNGIGFGSTEFHVIRLKKNINKKWIWYLLRFLETRENAKKQFTGAVGHKRVPVDFLKELLVPLPYNGGIPDLKKQNKLVEKIDSIFDEISVMERLREKAVLNTDMLFETILNDFFKKYDNDPDWKFIELGNKDISKKIMSGGTPSRKISDYWNDGTINWVKISDITENQFYINETDEKITENGLNNSSAKLFDEETVLFSIFASIGKVGILKIPAATNQAIVGIKPNENINNEFLAYLLKYKARKLLNKGRGNAQSNINQSILKKFAFPIPYKDNKPDLKKQNEIVNYLNQFNKVLQKLNNLQELQLEKFIYLKENVLKNAFKGNYDDQRSRNKN from the coding sequence ATGGAAACCAAAAAAATAGTTGAAAATAGCAAAGAAAGAGTTATTGGAGACTATAACAAAATTAAAGGCCCATATACCCTACCCACTGATTGGAAATGGGTTAAACTTGGAGATGAAACTATATCTCATATTAATCCTAAAAAAACAGAAGTTAGGGATATTTTGGATGAAAATATTGAAGTTTCATTTGTTCCAATGGAGAATATTGATGGAATAACAGGCCAAATTATTCAATTAGATTTAAAGAATATTGCAGATGTCTATAAAGGTTACACTTATTTTAGGGATGGAGATATTATATTTGCAAAAATAACTCCCTGTATGGAAAACGGTAAGTGTGTAATAGTGAATAATCTAAAAAATGGAATAGGTTTTGGTTCTACAGAATTTCATGTCATTCGATTAAAAAAAAATATTAATAAAAAATGGATTTGGTATTTATTGAGATTTTTAGAAACCAGAGAAAATGCCAAAAAGCAATTTACAGGGGCTGTTGGTCATAAACGCGTTCCTGTAGATTTTCTTAAAGAACTTTTGGTCCCCTTACCATATAATGGTGGAATACCTGATCTTAAGAAACAAAATAAATTAGTAGAAAAGATTGATTCTATTTTTGATGAAATTAGTGTTATGGAAAGATTAAGAGAAAAAGCTGTGTTAAACACAGATATGCTATTTGAAACTATTTTAAACGATTTTTTTAAAAAATATGATAATGATCCTGACTGGAAATTCATTGAATTAGGTAATAAAGATATATCTAAAAAAATTATGTCTGGAGGGACTCCTTCTAGAAAAATAAGTGATTATTGGAATGATGGAACTATCAATTGGGTTAAAATCTCAGATATTACCGAAAATCAATTTTATATTAACGAAACTGATGAAAAAATAACAGAAAACGGATTAAATAATTCTTCGGCTAAATTATTTGATGAAGAGACTGTTCTTTTTTCTATATTTGCAAGTATAGGTAAAGTGGGTATTTTAAAAATACCTGCAGCAACTAATCAGGCTATTGTTGGCATAAAGCCAAATGAAAACATTAATAATGAATTTTTAGCATATCTATTAAAATATAAAGCAAGAAAACTTTTAAATAAAGGTAGAGGTAATGCTCAATCAAATATAAATCAAAGTATTCTTAAAAAATTTGCATTTCCAATACCTTATAAAGATAACAAACCAGATTTAAAGAAACAAAATGAAATCGTAAATTATCTAAATCAATTTAATAAGGTCCTACAAAAATTGAACAATTTACAAGAATTACAACTTGAAAAATTCATATATTTAAAGGAAAATGTCTTGAAAAATGCATTCAAAGGCAATTATGATGATCAGCGAAGCAGAAACAAAAACTAA
- a CDS encoding N-6 DNA methylase, translated as MVRRGSVHSEIKSACDILRRDDGTSGVTDYMEQLSWLLFLKIFEGIEEELEKIAEINQTKYIEIIDKKYRWSNWAHRDWIGKSKDSLAHFTENIDEEYSKLHNPENTLIYFIDNILFPYLKSISGTSEKEKIAQIFSEISGNKMRSTYNFLDVIDKIDHINPNNYEDTHIISQFYEGLLLEMGNEAGWSGEFYTPRPVVEFIVNTLKPKIGMKIYDPFCGSGGFLAESFKYIKEELGSSITIQDNDLLQSNTFFGQDKKPLPYLCGTMNLILHSLLNPNYYRRNTLMEDVHSVSKDDKYDLIITNPPFGGTENLQVQNNFMYHTSATEALSLQYVMRKIKDKGKVGIILPEGQIMFGSGTFKLIRKELLEKFNVFSIVSLPKGVFTSMGTGVKTNIIFFEKTGQPTKEIWYYELKGKFSKTNPITKDNFMKPLEMLKQRKLSENSWIMPIKDIKNNDYNLLAKNPNETDDYTYENPKDLVLEIEELNNEIKDCISDLKRFL; from the coding sequence ATGGTAAGAAGAGGCTCAGTTCATAGTGAAATAAAATCTGCTTGTGATATTTTAAGAAGAGATGACGGTACATCTGGTGTAACGGATTACATGGAACAATTATCATGGTTATTATTTCTAAAAATTTTTGAAGGTATTGAAGAAGAGCTAGAAAAAATAGCTGAGATAAATCAGACCAAATATATAGAGATAATAGATAAAAAATATAGATGGTCTAACTGGGCCCACAGGGATTGGATTGGCAAATCTAAAGATTCTTTAGCTCATTTCACTGAAAACATTGATGAAGAATATTCTAAATTACATAACCCTGAAAATACACTAATTTATTTTATTGATAATATTTTATTTCCTTACTTAAAAAGCATTTCTGGCACTTCAGAAAAGGAAAAAATAGCTCAGATATTTTCTGAAATTTCTGGAAATAAAATGCGCTCTACATATAACTTTTTAGATGTAATAGACAAAATTGACCATATAAATCCTAATAATTATGAAGATACCCATATTATATCCCAGTTTTATGAAGGTTTATTGTTAGAAATGGGCAATGAAGCAGGATGGAGTGGAGAATTTTATACTCCTAGGCCTGTAGTTGAATTTATAGTAAACACATTGAAACCAAAAATTGGAATGAAAATTTATGATCCATTTTGTGGATCAGGAGGGTTTTTAGCTGAATCATTTAAATATATTAAAGAAGAGCTAGGATCATCCATAACTATTCAAGATAATGATTTATTACAATCAAATACATTTTTTGGGCAAGATAAAAAGCCATTACCTTATCTTTGTGGAACGATGAATTTAATCTTACATAGTTTATTGAATCCTAATTATTACAGGAGAAATACTCTCATGGAAGATGTGCATAGTGTTTCTAAAGATGATAAGTATGATTTAATTATAACTAATCCTCCATTTGGGGGAACAGAAAATCTACAAGTTCAAAACAATTTTATGTACCACACAAGTGCTACTGAAGCTCTATCTTTACAATATGTTATGAGAAAAATTAAAGATAAAGGAAAAGTTGGAATTATTCTTCCTGAAGGACAGATTATGTTTGGATCAGGGACATTCAAACTTATTAGAAAGGAACTTCTAGAGAAATTTAATGTATTTTCAATAGTATCTCTTCCTAAAGGTGTTTTCACTTCTATGGGTACCGGTGTAAAAACTAATATTATATTTTTTGAAAAAACAGGTCAACCAACAAAAGAAATATGGTATTATGAGTTAAAAGGTAAATTTTCCAAAACAAATCCAATAACTAAAGATAATTTCATGAAACCACTTGAAATGTTAAAACAGAGAAAACTATCTGAGAATAGTTGGATTATGCCCATTAAAGACATTAAAAATAACGATTATAATTTATTAGCTAAAAATCCAAATGAAACTGATGATTACACTTATGAAAACCCTAAAGATTTAGTTTTAGAAATTGAAGAATTAAATAATGAAATCAAAGATTGTATAAGTGACCTAAAGAGGTTTTTATAG
- a CDS encoding Fic family protein translates to MFNPCFTYNHELVNKLLEINSIRDFIVNAPVVLEMELSLKKDALLKSAHHSTAIEGNPLSLNQVDKLSKGIKIQGQKRAMQEVLNYLNVLKSMDSYIEDGKITKKCVLKLHENITHYTLEYTYLEGQYRSEPVYVVNQEGDVVFTPPNANLVQGQMEDLLEWINNSSGKLNAVISAGIIHYEFVRIHPFVDGNGRTSRALAAIYLYLRGFDVDFTLDEYYNSNRQAYYHALNSVDQKTQDLTDWLLYFLEGFLISLREIKDRIMLFPSGAPQKIRLTEKMLKILEYLQLNGSITNSEVQKLLNISRQGAYKDLRSLMDKGIIEKKGGSRSTYYILK, encoded by the coding sequence ATGTTCAATCCATGTTTCACATATAACCACGAATTGGTAAATAAACTGCTTGAAATTAATTCCATAAGGGATTTTATTGTCAATGCACCGGTTGTACTGGAAATGGAATTGTCACTAAAAAAAGATGCGCTTCTAAAATCTGCACATCACTCCACTGCAATTGAAGGTAATCCCTTATCCTTAAATCAGGTGGATAAACTGTCTAAGGGAATCAAAATTCAGGGACAGAAGAGGGCTATGCAGGAAGTTCTAAACTATCTGAATGTGCTTAAAAGTATGGATAGTTATATTGAAGACGGGAAAATTACTAAAAAGTGCGTTTTAAAGCTTCATGAGAATATAACTCATTACACTCTGGAATATACTTATCTTGAAGGCCAGTACAGGAGCGAACCGGTTTATGTTGTAAACCAGGAGGGTGATGTTGTTTTTACTCCTCCTAATGCCAATCTGGTACAGGGCCAAATGGAGGACCTCCTGGAATGGATCAATAACTCATCTGGCAAATTAAATGCAGTTATTTCTGCAGGTATAATTCATTATGAATTTGTAAGAATACATCCCTTCGTAGATGGTAATGGAAGAACTTCAAGGGCACTTGCTGCGATCTACCTGTACCTGAGGGGATTTGATGTTGATTTTACTCTGGATGAATACTACAACAGCAACAGACAGGCATACTACCACGCCCTGAACTCGGTTGATCAAAAGACTCAGGATCTAACTGATTGGCTCTTATATTTCCTGGAAGGATTTTTAATTTCTTTACGTGAGATTAAGGACAGGATAATGTTATTTCCCTCAGGTGCACCACAGAAAATAAGATTAACAGAAAAAATGTTGAAAATCTTAGAATACCTGCAATTAAACGGCAGCATCACTAACTCAGAGGTCCAGAAGCTCTTAAATATCTCTCGTCAGGGAGCTTATAAAGATTTACGGAGTTTAATGGATAAGGGTATTATAGAGAAGAAGGGTGGAAGCCGGTCCACCTATTACATCTTAAAGTAG
- a CDS encoding SatD family protein has product MYIVLTGDLKSSKKIENRNTSQQRLKEAIEYINSTYSEYVVSDFKIIGGDGFQGMITQLDILFDIYFSLLEKINHPFYLGVGIGSISTSLSDYVQEIDGETFHFSSEALLITKKNRRWIGFKSHFNNNDLMECLFNFILEIIWSWSQRRIEIILFYRKHGENRQAIELAASEFEINVRNIYKTLEVGNYTLIKYGEQVLLKEFQTIDDSLR; this is encoded by the coding sequence ATGTACATAGTTCTAACTGGTGATTTGAAATCTTCTAAAAAAATTGAAAACCGTAATACATCTCAGCAAAGGTTAAAAGAAGCTATTGAGTATATTAATTCTACTTATAGTGAATATGTGGTATCTGACTTTAAAATTATAGGTGGAGATGGTTTTCAGGGAATGATTACGCAACTGGATATCCTTTTTGATATTTATTTTTCCCTTTTAGAAAAAATCAATCATCCTTTCTATTTAGGGGTGGGAATTGGTTCTATTTCTACCAGTTTAAGTGATTATGTTCAGGAAATTGATGGAGAAACATTTCACTTTTCTTCTGAAGCTTTATTAATCACCAAGAAGAACAGAAGATGGATAGGATTTAAAAGCCATTTTAACAATAATGACTTAATGGAATGTTTGTTTAATTTTATATTAGAAATTATTTGGAGTTGGAGTCAAAGACGCATTGAAATTATATTATTTTACCGAAAACATGGTGAAAATAGACAGGCTATTGAACTGGCTGCCAGTGAATTTGAAATTAATGTTCGCAATATTTATAAGACTTTAGAAGTTGGTAATTACACTTTAATTAAATATGGAGAACAGGTACTACTAAAAGAATTTCAAACTATAGATGATTCATTGAGGTGA
- a CDS encoding helicase C-terminal domain-containing protein has protein sequence MPLKCQECGEILKKGLIICPECGRRGVFVKDNTVDTYSALIENFPSWMTPRPQQETILKKIAQGLDEGYHYILLDAGTGIGKSAIAVTLANYFSSAYLVTITKQLQDQYYNDFKFQVLKGRNNFDCIEGMVFKNTTCDDGLCQTADLVCDHGISSKGESLCFYDLRGQPWYFNSDNPCHYWLQKGKSVQSPITLMNYSSFFPEMNYMDHFGERVLAVFDEVHNMENQVMDQLSLELSNKILKKDFDEYMDRLREIDELNTIPQLSEDDLTEDVDFWKEHIAKFNDAYKSILKVPDVPLKKRKSVHRTINRLSMVESELEDHPREWVIEANQKAKMVTFKPVEVSRFVQRYLLSHTDYCLLMSATILSKDHFCKWHGINPEDALYIQVKSPFKIENRPIYLKTTGRMSSKFIDQSKPLSISALKNILEKHPEDKGLIHTHSHKLATYISENLQDPRIIIYSPQSNRRRSPKREVVIRKFIESDKPLVLVAPSVDEGVDFPDDLCRFQIIYKMPFPYLGDKQIMTRMRRDGYWYAYKTVASLVQAYGRGMRNEDDYCDTYILDQDIYGVMRDRWRKCLYFIPEYFEEAIV, from the coding sequence ATGCCACTTAAATGCCAAGAATGTGGGGAAATACTCAAAAAAGGGTTAATTATCTGCCCGGAATGTGGTCGTAGGGGTGTTTTTGTTAAAGATAACACCGTAGACACATACTCTGCTCTTATAGAGAATTTCCCCTCCTGGATGACTCCCCGCCCCCAGCAAGAAACCATCCTGAAGAAAATAGCCCAGGGACTGGATGAGGGCTATCATTACATCCTCCTGGATGCAGGTACAGGGATAGGTAAATCTGCCATTGCCGTGACCCTGGCCAATTACTTCTCCTCGGCGTATCTCGTGACCATCACCAAACAGCTACAGGACCAGTACTATAATGACTTCAAGTTCCAGGTTTTAAAGGGCAGGAATAACTTTGACTGCATTGAGGGTATGGTTTTCAAGAACACCACCTGTGATGATGGTCTCTGCCAGACAGCAGACTTAGTCTGTGACCATGGAATAAGCAGTAAAGGAGAATCACTATGCTTCTATGACCTGCGGGGCCAACCATGGTACTTCAATAGTGACAACCCCTGCCATTACTGGTTACAAAAAGGTAAATCAGTACAGTCACCTATCACCTTAATGAATTACTCCTCATTTTTCCCGGAAATGAATTACATGGACCACTTTGGAGAAAGGGTCCTGGCAGTCTTTGATGAGGTGCATAACATGGAAAACCAGGTCATGGACCAGTTAAGCCTGGAGTTATCCAATAAAATCCTGAAAAAGGATTTTGATGAATACATGGATAGGTTAAGGGAAATTGACGAGTTAAATACCATCCCCCAGTTAAGTGAGGATGATTTAACTGAGGATGTTGATTTCTGGAAAGAACACATTGCCAAATTTAACGATGCCTACAAATCCATACTCAAAGTTCCGGATGTACCATTAAAAAAGCGTAAATCTGTCCACCGGACTATTAACCGGTTATCAATGGTTGAAAGTGAGCTGGAGGATCATCCCAGGGAGTGGGTGATTGAGGCCAACCAGAAAGCAAAGATGGTTACCTTCAAACCAGTAGAGGTCAGCCGTTTTGTGCAAAGGTACCTCTTAAGCCATACTGATTACTGTCTCCTGATGAGTGCCACCATCCTCAGTAAGGATCACTTCTGCAAGTGGCATGGAATCAACCCTGAAGATGCATTGTATATCCAGGTTAAGAGCCCTTTTAAAATAGAAAACAGGCCTATTTATCTTAAAACCACTGGTAGAATGTCCAGTAAATTTATTGACCAATCCAAACCCCTCTCTATTTCCGCCCTTAAAAATATCCTGGAAAAACACCCTGAAGATAAGGGCTTGATACATACCCACAGTCATAAGCTGGCCACCTACATCAGTGAAAACCTACAAGATCCACGTATAATCATTTACAGCCCTCAAAGTAACAGGAGACGAAGCCCAAAAAGGGAGGTGGTTATCAGGAAATTTATTGAATCCGACAAACCATTGGTACTGGTGGCTCCCAGTGTGGATGAAGGAGTTGATTTCCCTGATGACCTGTGCCGTTTCCAGATTATATATAAAATGCCATTCCCCTACTTGGGGGATAAACAGATCATGACCCGGATGAGGAGGGATGGGTACTGGTATGCCTATAAGACTGTGGCCAGTTTAGTACAGGCTTATGGTCGTGGTATGAGAAACGAGGATGATTACTGTGATACCTATATCCTGGACCAGGATATTTATGGTGTTATGCGTGATAGATGGCGTAAATGTTTGTATTTCATCCCGGAATATTTTGAAGAAGCTATTGTTTGA
- a CDS encoding nuclease-related domain-containing protein: protein MSYLVCYKCDVYYEVETEEEIRGLTHCECGEKLYFFENLEDSYGDVDSEAIYEALSEVDDAFIDLEETSATKPGEINNGQGREKLANGKTYTQKKASQYEQIQDHGQLLTYAGVIIFIISFLALLTTLNFIYLISTLAGVLLSVYGNNLINKGKEEGYSWQKGNKGEIIVADCLDTLPEDYFVFNDVKLPGKGGNIDHIVIGPTGIYVIETKNYTGKYRIKGNQWFYYKNGHPTEIKKNPGTQVRKNTQDLINFLNQKDISTRGSWVTGLVALICPDFRVQETPQNYRVLLPKTVPEYIMNGKKETNTELLGKAAMALEPYSVELTFTRG from the coding sequence ATGTCATACCTGGTCTGCTATAAATGTGATGTCTACTATGAAGTGGAAACTGAGGAAGAAATCAGGGGGCTAACCCACTGTGAGTGTGGTGAAAAACTCTATTTTTTTGAAAATTTAGAAGATTCATACGGTGATGTGGACAGTGAAGCTATTTATGAAGCTTTAAGTGAAGTAGATGACGCATTTATTGATTTAGAAGAAACCAGTGCCACCAAACCAGGTGAAATTAACAATGGACAGGGGCGGGAAAAATTAGCCAATGGGAAAACTTACACCCAGAAGAAGGCATCACAGTATGAACAGATCCAGGATCATGGACAGTTACTGACTTATGCTGGGGTTATAATCTTTATCATATCCTTCCTGGCATTACTAACTACACTTAATTTTATTTACTTAATATCTACCCTGGCCGGGGTTTTACTATCAGTTTATGGTAACAACCTCATCAATAAAGGCAAAGAGGAAGGTTATAGCTGGCAAAAGGGGAATAAGGGTGAAATAATAGTTGCAGACTGCCTGGATACATTGCCTGAAGATTACTTCGTCTTCAATGATGTGAAGTTACCAGGAAAAGGGGGTAACATCGACCACATAGTTATTGGACCCACAGGTATCTACGTTATTGAAACCAAAAACTACACTGGAAAGTACCGTATAAAGGGCAACCAGTGGTTTTACTATAAAAATGGACATCCTACAGAAATAAAAAAGAACCCTGGAACCCAGGTCCGTAAAAACACCCAGGATCTCATTAACTTCCTTAACCAAAAAGATATTTCAACCCGTGGTTCGTGGGTCACTGGCCTGGTGGCATTGATCTGTCCCGATTTCAGGGTACAGGAGACACCCCAAAACTACCGGGTTCTCCTACCCAAAACTGTCCCTGAATATATCATGAATGGTAAGAAAGAAACCAACACAGAATTACTGGGTAAAGCAGCCATGGCACTGGAGCCTTACTCTGTGGAACTTACATTCACACGCGGATAA